One Setaria italica strain Yugu1 chromosome I, Setaria_italica_v2.0, whole genome shotgun sequence DNA window includes the following coding sequences:
- the LOC101784618 gene encoding uncharacterized protein LOC101784618 isoform X1, whose product MDDLAALARGEGWTEERHAAFLDRMELSFVRQELAGSDVRQASRRLGRRPAPQASAPLPLDRPLPDSAVESNRSGPAAARRRAANDNDARRPVDPAAAGFSRNS is encoded by the exons ATGGACGACCTGGCAGCGCTGGCGCGCGGCGAGGGGTGGACGGAGGAGCGGCACGCCGCGTTCCTCGACCGCATGGAGCTCTCCTTCGTCCGGCAGGAGCTCGCCGGCAGCGACGTGCGCCAGGCGTCCCGCAGGCtgggccgccgccccgcgccgcagGCCTCGGCCCCGCTCCCGCTCGACCGGCCCCTGCCCGACAGCGCCGTGGAGTCCAACCggtcggggccggcggcggcccggcgacGCGCGGCCAACGACAACGACGCGCGCCGGCCCGTGGATCCAGCCGCCGCAG GTTTTTCACGAAACTCCTGA
- the LOC101784618 gene encoding uncharacterized protein LOC101784618 isoform X2, which produces MDDLAALARGEGWTEERHAAFLDRMELSFVRQELAGSDVRQASRRLGRRPAPQASAPLPLDRPLPDSAVESNRSGPAAARRRAANDNDARRPVDPAAAGW; this is translated from the coding sequence ATGGACGACCTGGCAGCGCTGGCGCGCGGCGAGGGGTGGACGGAGGAGCGGCACGCCGCGTTCCTCGACCGCATGGAGCTCTCCTTCGTCCGGCAGGAGCTCGCCGGCAGCGACGTGCGCCAGGCGTCCCGCAGGCtgggccgccgccccgcgccgcagGCCTCGGCCCCGCTCCCGCTCGACCGGCCCCTGCCCGACAGCGCCGTGGAGTCCAACCggtcggggccggcggcggcccggcgacGCGCGGCCAACGACAACGACGCGCGCCGGCCCGTGGATCCAGCCGCCGCAGGTTGGTGA
- the LOC101785014 gene encoding cytochrome P450 87A3: MEALVCVALWAVTLAMVMTFIMWAYRWSHPKANGRLPPGSLGLPLLGETLQFFAPNPTCDVSPFVKERLGRYGNIFKTSIVGRSVVVSADPDLNYFVFQQEGKLFESWYPDTFTEIFGRDNVGSLHGFMYKYLKTLVLRLYGQENLRAVLLAETDRACHASLSSWARRPSVELKDAISTMIFDLTAKKLISYEPSKSSENLRKNFVAFIRGLISFPVDIPGTAYHECMQGRKNAMKVLKKMMRERIADKGRQSEDFFDVLIEELRREKPVMTEAIALDLMFVLLFASFETTALALTLGVKLLAENPRVLQALTEEHEAIVSNRKDRDAELTWADYKSMTFTSQVILEIVRLANIVPGIFRKALQDIEFKGYTIPAGWGVMVCPPAVHLSPEIYDDPLAFNPWRWQDKAEITGGTKHFMAFGGGLRFCVGTDLSKVLMATFIHCLVTKYSWRTIKGGNIVRTPGLSFPDGFHVQLFPKS; encoded by the exons atggaggcacTGGTCTGTGTGGCACTATGGGCTGTGACCTTGGCCATGGTGATGACTTTCATCATGTGGGCATACAGGTGGAGCCATCCGAAAGCCAACGGCCGGCTGCCTCCGGGCTCCCTCGGCCTCCCCCTTCTCGGGGAGACCTTGCAGTTCTTCGCGCCGAACCCTACCTGTGACGTCTCCCCATTCGTGAAGGAGAGACTGGGCAG GTACGGAAACATCTTCAAGACGAGCATCGTCGGGCGGTCGGTGGTGGTGTCCGCGGACCCGGACCTCAATTACTTCGTGTTCCAGCAGGAGGGGAAGCTGTTCGAGAGCTGGTACCCGGACACCTTCACTGAGATCTTCGGTCGCGACAATGTCGGCTCCCTGCACGGCTTCATGTACAAGTACCTCAAGACCCTCGTGCTCCGGCTCTACGGACAGGAGAACCTCAGGGCCGTGCTCCTCGCCGAGACCGACCGCGCCTGCCATGCCAGTCTCTCGTCATGGGCGAGACGCCCCAGCGTCGAGCTCAAGGACGCCATTTCCACC ATGATATTCGATCTCACCGCGAAGAAGCTGATCAGCTACGAGCCGTCGAAGTCGTCCGAGAATCTGAGGAAGAACTTCGTGGCCTTCATTCGCGGGCTCATCTCCTTCCCGGTGGACATTCCCGGCACAGCCTACCATGAGTGCATGCAG GGGAGGAAGAACGCCATGAAGGTGCTCAAGAAGATGATGAGGGAGCGTATAGCGGACAAGGGTAGGCAGAGCGAGGACTTCTTCGACGTCCTGATCGAGGAGCTGAGGAGGGAGAAGCCCGTCATGACGGAGGCCATCGCGCTCGACCTCATGTTCGTGCTCCTCTTCGCCAGCTTCGAGACGACGGCACTGGCACTCACGCTGGGCGTCAAGCTCCTGGCCGAGAACCCCAGGGTGCTTCAGGCACTAACG GAGGAGCATGAGGCGATTGTCAGCAACAGGAAGGACAGGGATGCCGAACTCACGTGGGCCGATTACAAGTCCATGACCTTCACATCTCAG GTTATACTAGAGATAGTACGATTGGCAAACATTGTGCCAGGGATCTTTCGGAAGGCCTTGCAAGACATTGAGTTCAAAG GCTACACCATTCCGGCAGGCTGGGGAGTGATGGTGTGTCCTCCCGCTGTGCACTTAAGCCCTGAAATCTATGATGATCCATTGGCGTTTAATCCTTGGAGGTGGCAG GACAAGGCGGAAATCACCGGCGGAACGAAGCATTTCATGGCCTTCGGTGGGGGTCTCCGGTTCTGCGTGGGCACCGATCTCAGCAAGGTCTTGATGGCAACCTTCATCCACTGCCTGGTTACAAAATACAG TTGGAGGACCATAAAAGGAGGGAACATAGTCCGTACCCCGGGCCTCAGTTTCCCTGATGGATTTCATGTTCAGCTCTTCCCTAAGAGCTGA
- the LOC101785415 gene encoding probable methyltransferase PMT16, which yields MGVRSAATKLHIPPSAARRPTFLPFVAVLLLCSASYLLGVWQHGGFASPSESPAVSIATAVACTTTAAPRKKTSSARSRTQSRPLDFSAHHAAAADEAVAAAAASSGSSSSSSSSAAPRRYPACPVKYSEYTPCEDVERSLRYPRDRLVYRERHCPASERERLRCLVPAPRGYRTPFPWPASRDVAWFANVPHKELTVEKAVQNWIRVDGDKLRFPGGGTMFPNGADAYIDDIGKLIPLHDGSIRTALDTGCGVASWGAYLLSRDILAMSFAPRDSHEAQVQFALERGVPAMIGVLASNRLTYPARAFDMAHCSRCLIPWQLYDGLYLMEVDRVLRPGGYWILSGPPINWKKYWKGWERTKEDLNAEQQAIEAVARTLCWTKVKEAGDIAVWQKPYNHANCKAPFCSRNKNPDAAWYDKMEACVTPLPEVSGASDVAGGAVKKWPQRLTAVPPRVSRGGVRGVTAKSFAQDTELWRKRVRHYKLVIRQFEQKGRYRNVLDMNARLGGFAAALAAAGDPLWVMNMVPTLRNTTTLGAIYERGLIGSYQDWCEGMSTYPRTYDLIHADSVFTLYNNRCEMDRILLEMDRILRPEGTVIIRDDVDMLVKVKSVADGIRWDSQIVDHEDGPLVREKILLVVKRYWTAQDQGQ from the exons ATGGGGGTCCgctcggcggcgacgaagcTGCACATCCCGCCCtcggccgcccggcgccccaCGTTCCTGCCGTTCGtggccgtcctcctcctctgctccgcCTCCTACCTCCTCGGCGTCTGGCAGCACGGCGGCTTCGCCTCCCCGTCCGAGTCCCCCGCCGtctccatcgccaccgccgtcgcctgcaccaccaccgccgccccgaGGAAGAAGACCTCGTCCGCCCGCTCCCGCACCCAATCCCGGCCCCTCGACTTCTCCGCGCAccacgcggcggccgcggacgaggcggtcgccgccgccgccgcctcgtccggctcctcgtcctcgtcctcgtcctcggcggcgccgcggaggtACCCCGCGTGCCCCGTCAAGTACTCGGAGTACACCCCGTGCGAGGACGTGGAGCGGTCGCTGCGGTACCCGCGGGACCGGCTGGTGTACCGGGAGCGGCACTGCCCGGCGTCGGAGCGGGAGCGGCTGCGGTGCCTCGTCCCGGCGCCGCGCGGGTACCGGACCCCGTTCCCGTGGCCCGCCAGCCGCGACGTCGCCTGGTTCGCCAACGTGCCGCACAAGGAGCTCACCGTCGAGAAGGCGGTGCAGAACTGGATCcgcgtcgacggcgacaagctcAGGTTCCCCGGCGGTGGGACCATGTTCCCCAACGGAGCCGACGCCTACATCGACGACATTGGCAAGCTCATCCCGCTCCACGACGGCTCCATCCGCACCGCGCTCGACACCGGATGCGGG GTGGCGAGCTGGGGCGCGTACCTGCTGTCGCGTGACATCCTGGCCATGTCGTTCGCGCCGCGGGACTCTCACGAGGCGCAGGTCCAGTTCGCGCTGGAGCGCGGCGTGCCGGCCATGATCGGCGTCCTCGCGTCCAACCGCCTCACCTACCCGGCGCGCGCCTTCGACATGGCGCACTGCTCCCGCTGCCTCATCCCCTGGCAACTCTACG ATGGGCTGTACCTGATGGAGGTTGACCGCGTGCTGCGGCCGGGAGGGTACTGGATCCTGTCCGGCCCGCCGATCAACTGGAAGAAGTACTGGAAGGGGTGGGAGCGGACCAAGGAGGACCTCAACGCCGAGCAGCAGGCCATCGAGGCCGTCGCCAGGACCCTCTGCTGGACCAAGGTCAAGGAGGCCGGCGACATCGCCGTCTGGCAGAAGCCCTACAACCACGCCAACTGCAAGGCGCCCTTCTGCTCCCGCAACAAGAACCCCGACGCGGCATG GTATGACAAGATGGAGGCCTGCGTAACGCCGCTCCCGGAGGTCTCCGGCGCGAGCGAcgtcgcgggcggcgcggtgAAGAAGTGGCCGCAGCGGCTGACCGCCGTGCCGCCCCgggtgtcccgcggcggcgtcaggGGCGTCACGGCCAAGTCGTTCGCGCAGGACACGGAGCTGTGGCGGAAGAGGGTGCGGCACTACAAGTTGGTGATCAGGCAGTTCGAGCAGAAGGGCCGGTACCGCAACGTGCTGGACATGAACGCGCGCCTCGGCGGCTtcgccgcggcgctggcggcggcgggcgacccGCTCTGGGTCATGAACATGGTCCCGACGCTGCGGAACACGACCACGCTCGGGGCCATCTACGAGCGGGGGCTCATCGGAAGCTACCAGGACTG GTGCGAGGGCATGTCTACCTACCCGAGGACCTACGACCTCATCCACGCGGATTCGGTGTTCACCCTGTACAACAACAG GTGTGAGATGGACAGAATTCTGCTGGAGATGGACAGGATCCTGAGGCCCGAGGGCACGGTGATCATCAGGGACGACGTGGACATGCTGGTGAAGGTCAAGAGCGTAGCGGACGGGATAAGGTGGGACAGCCAGATCGTCGACCACGAGGACGGCCCGCTCGTCAGGGAGAAGATCCTCCTGGTCGTGAAGAGGTACTGGACTGCCCAAGACCAAGGCCAGTAG